The following are from one region of the Denitrobacterium detoxificans genome:
- a CDS encoding dimethyl sulfoxide reductase anchor subunit family protein, with amino-acid sequence MSELPLALFTVFASIGAGAFCALALAGFSVQLDEGQQARVDRASWIPLAFVIIGFICAFFHLSNALNAVNVVAGLGRSPLTNEICAGSLFTIVAIIYVALANAGKLSAGARKGLLGVTGVLGLVFGLFMGLAYMIGTVQSWNSWATIAEMVGLTLVGGAAMGSFVLASAEGASKASGALTAMGYVGAIAAIAGGACMAAMVSGEGTALYAGSNLVAAAMPALVIGCVCVIAAAVAAGAAWKRGASVGAVAIVLVVIGALALRLAFYAM; translated from the coding sequence ATGTCCGAACTGCCTTTGGCGCTGTTCACGGTATTTGCGTCAATTGGCGCTGGCGCGTTCTGCGCCCTGGCGCTGGCCGGTTTCTCCGTGCAGCTCGACGAGGGCCAGCAGGCTCGCGTCGACCGTGCGAGCTGGATTCCCCTGGCGTTTGTGATCATTGGCTTCATCTGCGCCTTCTTCCACCTGTCCAATGCGCTCAATGCCGTGAACGTGGTGGCTGGCCTGGGTCGCAGCCCGCTGACGAACGAGATTTGCGCGGGTAGCCTGTTTACCATCGTGGCCATCATCTACGTGGCGCTGGCGAACGCGGGCAAGCTCTCCGCGGGTGCCCGCAAGGGCCTGCTGGGCGTAACTGGCGTACTTGGCCTGGTGTTCGGCCTGTTCATGGGCCTTGCCTACATGATTGGTACCGTCCAGTCGTGGAATAGCTGGGCAACCATTGCCGAAATGGTGGGCCTCACGCTCGTAGGCGGCGCTGCCATGGGCTCGTTCGTCCTGGCTTCTGCCGAGGGTGCATCCAAGGCCAGCGGCGCGCTTACCGCCATGGGTTACGTGGGCGCCATCGCCGCCATTGCTGGTGGCGCATGCATGGCCGCCATGGTGTCGGGCGAGGGCACCGCACTGTACGCGGGTTCCAACCTGGTCGCTGCTGCTATGCCCGCCCTGGTCATCGGCTGCGTGTGCGTGATTGCTGCTGCCGTAGCCGCTGGCGCTGCCTGGAAGCGTGGCGCTTCCGTGGGTGCCGTGGCAATCGTGCTCGTCGTAATCGGCGCGCTGGCTCTTCGCCTGGCGTTCTATGCGATGTAG
- a CDS encoding patatin-like phospholipase family protein: protein MTQHESETTGRGLHGGELTSNIFDTALIFEGGGMRVSYTAAVVNTLLEQGLYFDNVYGLSAGASNTVNYLSRDSDRVKRSFVDLVDMEDFGGMGSLLLHKGMFNARKIYQEACKPGGFLPYDFQTFAANPAKCTISSFERDTGRTVYWTKRELSTLDEVMVRVRASSTLPLLMPPPLVDGKRYYDGGLGEGAGFMLPKAKADGFTRFFIVRTRPKAYRKQNPHGFMAKLTNAMLWRRPRLREALAHRADAYNAQCDEIERLQAEGRAYVFYAEGMSVESGTTDKAALQASYDMGWEQAHRELPAMLAFLEGHIER, encoded by the coding sequence ATGACGCAGCACGAAAGCGAAACGACCGGGCGCGGCCTTCATGGCGGCGAGCTCACGAGCAATATCTTCGATACGGCGCTCATCTTCGAGGGTGGCGGTATGCGTGTAAGCTATACGGCTGCCGTGGTGAACACCCTTCTTGAGCAGGGCCTTTACTTCGACAATGTATACGGTTTGTCGGCTGGCGCCAGCAATACGGTCAATTACCTTTCCCGGGATAGCGATCGCGTGAAGCGCTCGTTCGTCGACCTGGTGGACATGGAAGATTTCGGCGGCATGGGAAGCCTTCTGCTGCATAAGGGCATGTTCAACGCGCGCAAGATCTACCAGGAGGCATGCAAGCCGGGCGGGTTTTTGCCGTACGATTTCCAGACGTTTGCCGCCAATCCTGCGAAGTGCACCATCTCGTCGTTCGAGCGCGATACGGGCCGCACCGTGTACTGGACGAAGCGCGAGCTATCCACGCTTGACGAGGTGATGGTTCGCGTGCGTGCGTCTTCCACGCTTCCGCTGCTCATGCCGCCGCCACTGGTGGATGGCAAGCGCTACTACGATGGTGGCCTGGGCGAAGGCGCAGGGTTCATGCTGCCCAAGGCGAAAGCGGATGGTTTTACGCGCTTCTTCATCGTGCGCACGCGTCCGAAGGCGTATCGCAAGCAGAATCCGCACGGGTTTATGGCGAAGCTCACAAACGCCATGCTTTGGCGCAGGCCCCGTTTGCGAGAAGCGCTTGCGCACAGGGCCGATGCGTATAACGCCCAATGCGATGAAATCGAGCGTCTGCAGGCCGAGGGGCGGGCGTACGTGTTCTACGCCGAGGGCATGAGCGTGGAAAGCGGCACGACTGATAAAGCTGCGCTTCAGGCTAGCTACGACATGGGTTGGGAGCAGGCGCATCGCGAGCTGCCTGCCATGCTCGCATTCTTAGAGGGGCATATCGAGCGATAA
- a CDS encoding dimethyl sulfoxide reductase anchor subunit family protein produces MGSGMEIALANALGEITLALFTSLAPASAIAYVLMELPLFSRSLPEDSRASLNKALSLPLVLCMVGLIASATHLGNPANALYVIMGIGRSPLSNEVSAAVAFLACAALIWLIGFAEGRHRTLQRVLMILVIPAALVFIGFVSFAYNVSTIITWATPFVPASIALGAFALGPVIASLGMHVAGCDAKSSRIGWALIVVSVTAAVALFAVYTLQMGALSQVSNYLYSVRDIAPEYGWLLVAYAVLAVAASVVHVLSFRSNVGHPFALRLTASMLMLLALFAMRFAFYLLHLTVGLGV; encoded by the coding sequence ATGGGTAGCGGAATGGAAATCGCGCTGGCGAATGCGCTGGGCGAGATTACCCTAGCGTTGTTTACCAGCTTGGCCCCGGCTTCTGCCATAGCGTACGTTCTCATGGAGCTTCCCCTGTTCAGCCGCAGTCTCCCCGAGGATTCTCGCGCTTCGCTCAACAAGGCGCTCAGCCTGCCCCTCGTCTTGTGCATGGTTGGCCTTATCGCTAGCGCTACGCACTTGGGCAATCCTGCGAATGCGCTGTACGTCATTATGGGCATCGGGCGTTCGCCCCTTTCGAACGAGGTTTCCGCGGCGGTTGCGTTTCTGGCGTGCGCCGCGCTCATCTGGCTCATCGGGTTTGCCGAAGGGCGGCATCGCACGCTGCAGCGCGTGCTCATGATCTTGGTCATTCCCGCTGCACTCGTGTTCATTGGATTCGTCTCGTTTGCCTACAACGTATCCACCATCATTACGTGGGCCACGCCCTTTGTTCCCGCTTCCATTGCCCTGGGTGCGTTTGCCCTGGGCCCTGTCATTGCCTCGCTGGGCATGCATGTCGCTGGGTGTGATGCGAAGTCTTCTCGCATTGGGTGGGCGCTGATTGTGGTGTCCGTTACCGCTGCGGTGGCCCTGTTTGCCGTATACACGCTGCAGATGGGGGCGTTGTCGCAGGTGAGCAATTACCTGTATAGCGTTCGCGACATTGCGCCCGAGTACGGTTGGCTTCTGGTAGCGTATGCCGTTCTGGCCGTTGCGGCTTCGGTGGTGCATGTTCTCTCGTTCAGAAGCAACGTGGGTCATCCGTTTGCCCTTCGCCTTACTGCGTCGATGCTCATGCTGCTTGCCCTCTTTGCTATGCGCTTTGCGTTCTATTTGCTTCATCTTACGGTTGGCCTGGGCGTCTAA